One genomic segment of Pelagerythrobacter marensis includes these proteins:
- a CDS encoding NAD(P)/FAD-dependent oxidoreductase, producing the protein MKDSWGLAEQFDIAVIGAGMAGASLAAELAPHARVLMLEGEDRPGYHATGRSAAFWEECYGGQGIVPLTLASGPYLRENGFLAPRGALYIGTTGDTAALDAFMERFTDSGATLERLDRSRLEALVPGLHPEWVEGIWEEACADIDVAGLHAHYLAAFSKAGGQLEVRSRVTEAARGAAGWSIATERGDRFGAAILVNAAGAWADEVAALADIAPLGISPLQRTVAQLRVDPPVAEDLPLVLDISGAFYFKPESGRLWLSPQDETPSPPCDTAADELPVAQAIASLESVVDWRIQAVERKWAGLRSFAPDRRPIYGFDPADDAFFWFAGQGGFGIQTSPAAARLGAQLLLGHERDAMTATLDTKLYAPGRFS; encoded by the coding sequence GCCGAGCTGGCTCCCCACGCCCGGGTTCTGATGCTGGAGGGTGAAGACCGTCCCGGCTATCACGCAACCGGGCGATCGGCTGCATTCTGGGAAGAATGTTACGGCGGGCAGGGCATCGTCCCTCTCACGCTCGCATCCGGGCCCTATCTGCGAGAGAACGGCTTCCTCGCCCCGCGCGGCGCGCTGTATATCGGAACGACCGGAGACACTGCGGCGCTGGATGCGTTTATGGAGCGTTTCACCGATAGCGGCGCCACGCTGGAGCGGCTCGACAGGTCGCGGCTGGAAGCGCTCGTTCCCGGGCTCCACCCCGAATGGGTAGAGGGGATTTGGGAAGAAGCATGTGCCGATATCGACGTGGCCGGCCTTCACGCTCACTATCTCGCCGCGTTCAGCAAGGCCGGCGGGCAGCTAGAAGTCCGCTCTCGCGTCACGGAAGCGGCACGAGGTGCTGCCGGATGGTCGATCGCGACCGAACGCGGGGACCGGTTCGGAGCGGCGATCCTGGTCAACGCGGCAGGTGCATGGGCGGACGAGGTTGCGGCACTGGCGGACATCGCCCCGCTCGGCATTTCACCGCTACAGCGCACGGTCGCGCAATTGCGGGTCGACCCGCCGGTGGCAGAAGACCTCCCGCTGGTTCTGGATATTTCGGGGGCTTTCTACTTCAAGCCGGAGAGCGGGCGGCTCTGGCTCAGCCCGCAGGATGAAACACCCTCACCGCCCTGCGACACGGCGGCCGACGAATTGCCTGTGGCCCAGGCGATCGCCAGTCTGGAAAGCGTGGTCGACTGGCGGATCCAGGCTGTCGAACGCAAGTGGGCCGGGTTGCGAAGTTTTGCCCCCGATCGCCGGCCGATCTATGGCTTCGACCCGGCAGACGACGCCTTCTTCTGGTTCGCCGGACAGGGCGGGTTCGGCATCCAGACCTCGCCCGCGGCGGCGCGATTGGGGGCGCAACTGCTGCTCGGGCATGAGCGCGATGCCATGACCGCCACGCTCGATACGAAACTTTACGCGCCCGGCCGATTTTCCTGA
- a CDS encoding YegP family protein: MAHHFKIKKNKAGEFVAYFMYNSEPIFWTEGYSSKASAKNAIESVKTNGPDAETVDES; encoded by the coding sequence ATGGCTCACCACTTCAAGATCAAGAAGAACAAGGCCGGCGAATTCGTCGCCTACTTCATGTACAATTCGGAACCGATTTTCTGGACCGAAGGCTATTCGAGCAAGGCCAGCGCCAAGAATGCGATCGAATCGGTCAAGACGAACGGCCCCGACGCGGAAACTGTCGACGAAAGCTGA
- the rnhA gene encoding ribonuclease HI, whose product MKQVEIFTDGACKGNPGPGGWAALLRLGRHEKELAGAESDTTNNRMELTAAIRGLDALTEPCRVTLYSDSKYVLDGITKWVAGWQRRGWTNASKKPVRNADLWHELIDAAARHEMTWRWVKGHNGHPENERVDRLASDEADRIAREKAG is encoded by the coding sequence ATGAAGCAGGTCGAAATTTTCACCGACGGCGCGTGCAAGGGCAACCCCGGCCCCGGAGGCTGGGCGGCGTTGTTGCGTCTGGGCCGGCACGAGAAGGAACTGGCCGGCGCCGAAAGCGACACGACCAACAACCGGATGGAATTGACCGCCGCCATACGCGGGCTCGACGCGTTGACCGAGCCTTGCCGCGTGACGCTCTATTCCGACAGCAAGTACGTGCTCGACGGCATCACGAAATGGGTTGCCGGGTGGCAGCGCCGAGGGTGGACGAACGCTAGCAAGAAGCCCGTTCGCAACGCCGATCTGTGGCACGAACTGATCGACGCCGCGGCGCGCCACGAGATGACCTGGCGCTGGGTGAAAGGCCACAACGGCCATCCTGAAAACGAACGAGTGGACCGCCTCGCCAGTGACGAGGCGGACCGTATCGCTCGTGAAAAGGCGGGCTAG
- the thrB gene encoding homoserine kinase, whose product MAVYTHLGAEDLADLISHYDVGTLVSAKGIAEGVSNSNWLIETDRARYILTMYERRIELDDLPFFLGLLDHLSAAGCPVPRTIHDREGRGWRDYDGKAIALIEFLPGVSVDRPTPGQAHAVGAALAELHHASADYPGSRSNDLRPRDWRDLFGRCGQDLTSIDPRLSGLIDRHMPDLLEHWPEDLPRTVIHADLFPDNVLMLGDRVGGLIDFYFACNDFAAYDVAVTHAAWSFDASGAHYRQDVGSALIAGYESARPLSPAERAALPLLARGAAMRFAATRAFDWLHTPDDALVTRKDPMDFARRLEFYAEAGDAPFAPAT is encoded by the coding sequence ATGGCGGTTTACACACACCTGGGTGCCGAAGATCTCGCCGATCTCATCTCCCATTACGATGTCGGTACGCTCGTTTCCGCCAAAGGTATCGCTGAAGGTGTTTCCAACAGCAACTGGCTGATCGAAACAGATCGCGCGCGCTATATCCTGACGATGTACGAACGGCGGATCGAGCTGGACGATCTGCCCTTCTTCCTCGGGCTTCTCGACCATCTTTCCGCCGCGGGGTGCCCGGTCCCACGAACGATCCATGATCGCGAGGGGCGCGGCTGGCGGGACTATGATGGCAAGGCCATCGCGCTGATCGAGTTCCTTCCCGGCGTATCGGTCGACCGGCCAACGCCGGGACAGGCCCATGCCGTTGGTGCCGCACTGGCGGAACTGCATCACGCATCGGCCGATTACCCGGGTTCGCGCAGCAACGATTTGCGGCCGCGTGACTGGCGGGATCTGTTCGGCCGTTGCGGTCAGGACCTCACCAGCATCGATCCGCGCCTTTCGGGCCTGATCGACCGGCATATGCCCGACTTGCTGGAACATTGGCCGGAAGATTTGCCTCGAACCGTGATTCACGCCGACCTGTTTCCCGACAATGTCCTGATGCTGGGCGACCGGGTGGGCGGATTGATCGATTTCTATTTCGCCTGCAACGATTTTGCCGCCTACGATGTGGCCGTCACTCACGCAGCCTGGTCCTTCGATGCTTCCGGTGCGCACTATCGCCAGGATGTGGGCAGCGCCCTGATCGCAGGATACGAAAGCGCGCGGCCGCTTTCACCTGCGGAACGCGCGGCCCTGCCCTTGCTGGCGCGCGGCGCCGCAATGCGATTCGCCGCCACGCGTGCGTTCGACTGGCTTCACACCCCGGATGATGCCTTGGTCACACGCAAGGACCCGATGGATTTTGCGCGCCGGCTGGAATTTTATGCCGAAGCGGGCGACGCGCCCTTTGCCCCGGCGACATAA
- the ispH gene encoding 4-hydroxy-3-methylbut-2-enyl diphosphate reductase: MNAPLQPPAHADQRPALTLLIAAPRGFCAGVDRAIEIVERALDRYGPPVYVRHEIVHNRYVVDSLKAKGAVFVEELDAVPDGAPVVFSAHGVPKAVPAEAERRGLDYLDATCPLVSKVHRQAERQIEAGRHIVFIGHKGHPEVIGTMGQVPAGTMTLVETLDDVETLGFSQDEPLAYLTQTTLSVEDTRSIVAALKDRYPSIVGPRAEDICYATSNRQASVKAIAPSSDLVLVIGAPNSSNSLRLVEVAERCGTDAKLIQRASDIRPEWLDGVGTVGLTAGASAPETLVREVVDQLAQWRSVEEHTQVTAEEKMVFKLPRQLAD; encoded by the coding sequence ATGAATGCCCCATTGCAGCCACCCGCACACGCGGACCAGCGCCCTGCGCTGACCCTGCTGATCGCCGCGCCACGCGGATTTTGCGCCGGCGTGGACCGGGCGATCGAGATCGTGGAACGCGCCCTCGATCGCTATGGCCCGCCCGTCTATGTGCGGCACGAGATCGTTCACAACCGCTATGTCGTCGACAGTCTGAAGGCCAAAGGCGCGGTGTTCGTGGAAGAACTGGACGCAGTGCCCGATGGCGCGCCGGTGGTGTTCAGCGCGCACGGCGTGCCCAAGGCCGTGCCGGCGGAAGCCGAACGGCGCGGGCTCGATTATCTGGACGCGACCTGCCCGCTGGTCAGCAAAGTCCACCGCCAGGCCGAACGCCAGATCGAGGCGGGCCGGCATATCGTCTTCATCGGGCACAAGGGGCATCCGGAAGTCATCGGCACGATGGGGCAGGTCCCCGCAGGCACGATGACGTTGGTTGAAACGCTGGACGACGTGGAGACCCTGGGCTTCTCGCAGGACGAACCGCTGGCCTATCTGACGCAGACCACTCTTTCGGTCGAGGATACGCGCAGCATCGTCGCCGCGCTCAAGGATCGCTATCCGAGCATCGTTGGCCCCCGGGCGGAAGACATCTGCTACGCCACCTCCAACCGTCAGGCCTCCGTCAAGGCCATAGCGCCGAGCAGCGATCTGGTGCTGGTGATCGGGGCGCCCAATTCGTCGAACTCGCTCCGGCTCGTCGAAGTGGCCGAGCGATGCGGCACCGATGCGAAGCTGATCCAGCGCGCCAGCGACATTCGGCCCGAATGGCTGGATGGCGTGGGCACGGTCGGCCTGACGGCAGGTGCCTCAGCACCGGAAACGCTCGTTCGCGAAGTCGTGGACCAACTTGCCCAATGGCGCAGTGTGGAAGAACACACGCAGGTTACCGCCGAAGAGAAGATGGTGTTCAAACTGCCACGGCAACTGGCGGACTGA
- the argS gene encoding arginine--tRNA ligase, translated as MSDRKTLHAAFAAKVDAVLAALEAEGALPAGISRANVAVEPPRDASHGDLATNAAMVLAKHAATNPRALAEKIVEHLQRDAEIESAEIAGPGFINMRLDDAAWRRELGAIAQLGSDYGRSTLGQGQRVNIEYVSANPTGPMHMGHCRGAVVGDALAALLEFAGHAVTREYYVNDAGGQVDVLARSVHLRYREALGEDIGTIPEGLYPGDYLKPVGEALATEFGDTYRDQPEAEWLALFRERAVAAMMGLIREDLALLGIHHDVFSSEAELQRAGKPEAAEAWLRQHDLVYDGLLEAPKGKTLEDWEAVELPLFRSTRFGDDQDRPIRKSDGKWTYFGADLAYHMQKAETADALIDIWGADHAGTVKRIKAAVAALSEDQSEEGGQPIPFDVKLVQMVQLLRGGQPVKMSKRSGTFVTLADVVREVGKDVVRFTMLTRKPEAQMDFDFAKVVEASKDNPVFYVQYAHARISSTLRKGAAENIEPSAAAVERLGSEELSLIKQAAQFPRVVEAAAQAREAHRIAFFLYDLAAAFHAYWNLGNDDPSKRFIVAQDAELTAARLFLAAQIGQVVRNGLALLGVEAVEEM; from the coding sequence ATGTCCGATAGAAAGACCCTCCACGCTGCATTCGCGGCGAAAGTTGATGCCGTGCTCGCCGCGCTCGAGGCCGAAGGCGCGTTGCCGGCCGGTATCTCTCGCGCAAATGTCGCCGTCGAACCTCCCCGTGATGCCAGCCATGGCGATCTGGCCACGAACGCAGCAATGGTCCTGGCGAAACATGCCGCGACCAACCCCCGCGCTCTGGCGGAAAAGATCGTCGAACATCTGCAGCGCGATGCGGAGATCGAAAGCGCGGAAATTGCCGGTCCGGGCTTTATCAACATGCGGCTGGACGATGCCGCATGGCGCCGCGAACTGGGCGCAATCGCGCAGCTCGGCAGCGATTATGGCCGTTCGACCCTGGGGCAGGGGCAGCGGGTCAACATCGAATACGTCTCTGCCAATCCGACCGGCCCGATGCACATGGGGCATTGCCGCGGCGCAGTGGTGGGCGACGCACTCGCCGCTCTGCTGGAGTTTGCCGGCCATGCGGTGACGCGGGAATACTACGTCAACGACGCTGGCGGCCAGGTCGACGTTCTCGCCCGTTCGGTGCACTTGCGGTATCGTGAGGCGTTGGGCGAGGATATCGGAACCATCCCCGAGGGGCTCTATCCCGGCGATTACCTGAAGCCTGTGGGCGAAGCGCTCGCCACCGAATTCGGCGACACCTATCGCGATCAGCCAGAAGCGGAATGGCTCGCCCTGTTCCGCGAACGTGCCGTCGCAGCAATGATGGGTTTGATCCGCGAGGATCTGGCGTTGCTGGGCATCCATCACGACGTTTTCTCTTCCGAAGCCGAGCTGCAGCGGGCAGGCAAGCCCGAGGCGGCCGAGGCGTGGCTGCGCCAGCACGATCTGGTGTACGATGGCCTGCTGGAGGCGCCCAAAGGCAAGACGCTGGAGGATTGGGAAGCGGTCGAGCTGCCGCTGTTCCGTTCGACCCGGTTCGGCGACGATCAGGACCGGCCCATTCGCAAGAGCGACGGCAAATGGACCTATTTCGGGGCCGACCTCGCCTATCATATGCAGAAGGCGGAAACCGCCGATGCGCTGATCGACATCTGGGGTGCCGATCACGCCGGCACGGTCAAACGGATCAAGGCTGCCGTCGCCGCCCTGAGCGAAGACCAGAGCGAGGAAGGCGGCCAGCCAATCCCGTTCGATGTGAAGCTGGTCCAGATGGTTCAGCTGCTGCGCGGCGGCCAACCGGTCAAGATGTCGAAACGCAGCGGAACTTTCGTCACCCTGGCGGATGTCGTGCGCGAAGTGGGCAAGGACGTGGTCCGCTTCACCATGCTGACGCGCAAGCCCGAAGCGCAGATGGATTTCGATTTCGCCAAAGTGGTGGAAGCGTCGAAGGACAATCCCGTTTTCTACGTGCAGTACGCCCATGCGCGAATCAGCTCGACCCTGCGCAAGGGTGCAGCGGAGAATATCGAGCCGTCGGCCGCCGCAGTCGAACGCCTGGGCAGTGAAGAGCTGTCGCTGATCAAGCAGGCCGCGCAATTCCCACGTGTGGTGGAAGCGGCTGCGCAGGCGCGCGAAGCGCATAGGATCGCCTTCTTCCTCTACGACCTTGCGGCGGCATTCCATGCCTACTGGAACCTGGGGAACGACGATCCGTCAAAACGCTTCATCGTGGCACAGGACGCCGAACTGACTGCCGCGAGGCTTTTCCTGGCCGCGCAGATCGGGCAGGTAGTGCGCAATGGCCTTGCCCTGCTTGGGGTGGAGGCTGTGGAGGAGATGTGA
- a CDS encoding SPOR domain-containing protein has product MAGRDGDYEGDEPVNEEWAEADDNGRLELDEDERLPWLESADYEDEEPGVDTGRIVGFVLIALLALAAVLGGGWYLLNRDAGGDVVADGSTIEAPQEPYKEKPDEPGGRIAEGTGDVAPATGEGETREARLAADNASQSSAQSSAGDTDDGADADSASSGVGVQVGAFSSRETAQRGWATLTRQTDALNGVRHRVVEGQADIGKVYRLQAIAGDLGSARQLCDRLQADGVACQVKP; this is encoded by the coding sequence ATGGCGGGCCGCGACGGGGATTACGAAGGCGACGAGCCTGTAAACGAAGAGTGGGCGGAAGCCGACGACAACGGTCGTCTCGAACTCGACGAAGACGAGCGCTTGCCCTGGCTCGAATCCGCCGATTACGAGGATGAGGAGCCGGGCGTCGATACCGGTCGCATCGTCGGTTTCGTCCTGATCGCCCTGCTGGCCCTGGCGGCGGTGCTGGGCGGGGGCTGGTATCTGCTCAATCGCGATGCAGGCGGAGACGTCGTCGCCGATGGCAGCACGATCGAAGCTCCGCAGGAGCCTTACAAGGAAAAGCCTGACGAACCCGGCGGCCGCATTGCCGAAGGGACCGGTGATGTCGCACCTGCGACTGGCGAAGGTGAAACGCGCGAAGCAAGGCTGGCCGCGGACAATGCATCGCAATCCTCCGCGCAATCTTCTGCCGGCGATACCGATGACGGTGCCGATGCGGACAGCGCCTCATCAGGTGTCGGGGTGCAAGTCGGGGCGTTCTCCAGCCGGGAAACCGCGCAGCGCGGTTGGGCCACGCTGACCCGGCAGACCGATGCCCTCAATGGAGTGCGCCATCGCGTTGTCGAAGGGCAGGCGGATATCGGAAAGGTCTATCGTCTTCAGGCGATAGCCGGCGATCTCGGTTCGGCGCGTCAACTGTGCGACCGATTGCAGGCTGACGGAGTGGCCTGCCAGGTCAAACCCTGA
- the nagZ gene encoding beta-N-acetylhexosaminidase has translation MTPAIFGLSGTSLAAEERDFFRDADPAGYILFGRNCDTRDQLRALTDSLRELHGREWLFICIDQEGGRVARLRPPEWGDYPPGEAFDRLYRIAPASAIEAARANAEAMALELSAMGITVDCHPPLDVRQEGAHDVIGDRALGREPMQVAAIGRAILDGLARGGVAGCIKHMPGHGRSSTDTHKELPTVTASAAELETDLAPFRALAGAPVGMTGHLLFTAWDGENPATLSPTVIREVIRKQIGFEGLLLTDDIDMEALAGSVPERADRAIAAGCDVVLNCWAKMDDMVAIASRLPELGDPGHERLARALEGTAVRDDHPGERDALLARRDALLAQTEQTA, from the coding sequence ATGACGCCTGCCATTTTCGGACTGTCCGGCACTTCCCTGGCTGCGGAGGAGCGGGACTTCTTCCGCGACGCCGATCCGGCGGGTTATATCCTGTTCGGGCGAAATTGCGATACGCGCGATCAGCTGCGCGCGCTGACCGACAGCCTGCGCGAATTGCACGGCCGGGAATGGCTGTTCATCTGCATCGATCAGGAAGGGGGAAGGGTTGCCCGCCTGCGGCCCCCGGAATGGGGCGATTATCCGCCGGGCGAAGCGTTCGACCGGCTCTATCGTATCGCTCCCGCTAGCGCGATAGAGGCCGCCCGGGCCAATGCGGAGGCAATGGCGCTCGAACTGTCCGCAATGGGTATCACCGTGGATTGTCATCCGCCGCTGGATGTACGGCAGGAAGGTGCGCACGATGTGATTGGCGACCGGGCCCTGGGGCGCGAGCCGATGCAGGTCGCGGCGATCGGTCGCGCGATCCTGGACGGGCTCGCGCGGGGCGGAGTAGCCGGGTGCATAAAGCACATGCCGGGACACGGTCGGTCGAGCACCGACACGCACAAGGAACTGCCCACCGTCACCGCCAGTGCGGCCGAACTGGAAACCGACCTTGCGCCGTTCCGCGCGTTGGCCGGTGCGCCGGTGGGTATGACCGGGCATCTGCTGTTCACCGCCTGGGATGGCGAAAATCCAGCCACGCTTTCCCCGACCGTGATCCGCGAAGTGATCCGCAAGCAGATCGGTTTCGAGGGGCTGTTGCTGACCGACGATATCGACATGGAAGCACTGGCAGGATCGGTGCCGGAACGTGCCGACCGGGCCATCGCCGCGGGCTGCGACGTAGTGCTGAACTGCTGGGCGAAAATGGATGACATGGTGGCGATTGCCAGTCGCCTGCCGGAACTGGGCGATCCCGGGCACGAACGGCTTGCCCGGGCGCTCGAAGGAACAGCGGTCCGCGATGATCATCCCGGCGAGCGGGACGCGCTTCTCGCCAGGCGCGATGCTCTGCTTGCACAGACGGAACAGACTGCATGA
- a CDS encoding segregation and condensation protein A, with product MTQEGGTLAAPPSDAENRGWEAPGTREDEETALYLELDGWEGPLDLLLDLARRQKVDLRSISILSLVDQYLDYIDQAEALRLELAADYLVMAAWLAYLKSALLLPREEQEDPSPEELALRLQLRLQRLGAMREAAARLMARDRIGRDVFLRSRPEGLRIDRTTRWTCDWFSLVQAYGRVKARTAPAIHMVRERPVMTLESALDRVSAMLGVTLDWMDLRDFLPPHAEPRLRRSALASSFVAALELARLGKAEIDQQATFGPLRLRRAPS from the coding sequence ATGACGCAGGAGGGTGGAACCCTGGCCGCTCCGCCCTCCGATGCGGAAAACAGAGGCTGGGAGGCACCCGGAACGCGCGAGGACGAGGAGACTGCTCTTTATCTCGAGCTTGATGGGTGGGAGGGGCCACTCGATCTCCTGCTCGATCTGGCGCGCAGGCAGAAGGTCGATCTGCGTTCGATTTCGATCCTGTCGCTGGTGGATCAGTATCTCGACTATATCGATCAGGCGGAGGCGTTGCGGCTGGAACTGGCGGCCGATTATCTCGTGATGGCCGCCTGGCTCGCCTATCTGAAATCGGCGCTGCTGCTACCGCGTGAGGAGCAGGAAGATCCCAGCCCCGAGGAGCTGGCCTTGCGCTTGCAGTTGCGTCTGCAACGGCTCGGCGCGATGCGTGAGGCGGCGGCGCGGCTGATGGCGCGCGACCGGATTGGGCGCGACGTGTTTCTGCGCAGCCGCCCCGAAGGGCTGCGGATCGATCGGACGACGCGCTGGACTTGCGACTGGTTTTCGCTCGTCCAGGCTTATGGCCGGGTGAAGGCACGCACTGCGCCTGCCATCCACATGGTTCGCGAACGGCCGGTAATGACGCTCGAATCGGCGCTCGATCGGGTTTCCGCCATGCTGGGCGTAACGCTCGACTGGATGGACTTGCGCGATTTTCTGCCCCCTCATGCCGAACCGCGTCTCAGACGTTCGGCACTGGCGTCCAGCTTCGTCGCCGCATTGGAACTTGCGCGACTGGGCAAGGCAGAGATCGATCAGCAGGCGACGTTCGGTCCGCTGCGATTGCGCAGAGCGCCGTCATGA
- the scpB gene encoding SMC-Scp complex subunit ScpB, producing MTAAPDDLQRAVEATLFAAEEPMTVDALAGHLGDADPAEIRAALRALAGHYAGRGIELVERGRRWHFQTAPDLAHLLRREREQVRRLSRAATEVLAIVAYHEPVSRAEIESIRGVQTSSGTLDVLMEAGWVRVAGRREVPGRPVIYATTPDFLQHFGLESRRDLPGIDELRAAGLLDPVDEAYDALVATDEEGDDTGVSPPHTPEG from the coding sequence ATGACCGCTGCGCCGGACGATCTCCAGCGCGCAGTGGAAGCGACATTGTTCGCAGCGGAAGAACCCATGACGGTTGATGCGCTGGCCGGTCATCTGGGGGACGCCGATCCCGCTGAAATCCGGGCAGCTTTGCGTGCGCTGGCCGGGCACTACGCCGGTCGGGGCATCGAACTGGTCGAACGCGGGCGACGCTGGCATTTTCAGACCGCGCCCGATCTGGCGCACCTGTTGCGGCGAGAGCGCGAACAGGTTCGCCGCCTGAGCCGCGCGGCGACCGAGGTTCTGGCGATCGTCGCGTATCACGAGCCGGTCAGCCGTGCCGAAATCGAATCGATTCGCGGGGTGCAAACATCCTCCGGCACGCTCGACGTACTCATGGAGGCAGGGTGGGTGCGGGTCGCGGGACGGCGCGAGGTGCCGGGCCGGCCTGTGATCTACGCGACCACGCCCGATTTTCTGCAGCATTTCGGCCTTGAATCGCGACGCGACCTGCCGGGGATCGACGAACTGCGGGCTGCGGGGTTGCTCGACCCGGTGGACGAGGCTTACGATGCCCTGGTTGCGACCGACGAAGAGGGGGACGACACCGGCGTTTCGCCCCCGCACACGCCGGAAGGCTGA
- the tatA gene encoding twin-arginine translocase TatA/TatE family subunit: MSLGPWQLIIIALVILVLFGRGRISEMMGDFGKGIKSFKQGMNEEEGQAAKPAPRIEGPSHEAKPASDAASEAKPAETRDNAK; encoded by the coding sequence ATGTCGCTCGGCCCCTGGCAGCTCATCATCATCGCCCTTGTGATTCTCGTCCTGTTCGGGCGGGGGCGCATTTCGGAGATGATGGGAGATTTCGGCAAAGGTATCAAAAGCTTCAAGCAGGGCATGAACGAGGAAGAGGGGCAGGCGGCAAAGCCAGCGCCGCGGATCGAGGGCCCTTCGCACGAAGCCAAGCCGGCGTCTGACGCCGCATCCGAAGCCAAGCCGGCGGAAACGCGCGACAACGCCAAGTGA
- the tatB gene encoding Sec-independent protein translocase protein TatB, with the protein MFDIGATELLVIAIVAIIVIGPKDMPLALRTAGRWIGKIRRVSAHFRTGIDAMVREAEMEDMEMQWRDQNARIMAQHPQQEMQPLEEGAASAESRSEPGDASEDSLKSDTNDDQPGLPLGKPPAG; encoded by the coding sequence ATGTTCGATATCGGCGCAACCGAACTTCTCGTGATAGCGATCGTGGCGATCATCGTGATCGGCCCGAAAGACATGCCGCTCGCGCTGCGCACCGCAGGTCGCTGGATCGGCAAGATTCGCCGCGTATCGGCGCATTTCCGCACGGGAATCGACGCAATGGTGCGCGAGGCGGAAATGGAAGACATGGAGATGCAGTGGCGCGACCAGAACGCGCGCATCATGGCCCAGCATCCGCAACAGGAAATGCAGCCGCTGGAGGAAGGGGCCGCGTCGGCAGAGTCGCGATCCGAGCCTGGCGATGCATCCGAAGACAGTCTGAAATCGGACACGAACGACGATCAGCCCGGCCTTCCGCTCGGCAAACCTCCGGCAGGATAG
- the tatC gene encoding twin-arginine translocase subunit TatC → MALNLRDLDDTQAPLLDHLIELRTRLVRCVAALGVAFAVCLYFADDIFGFLVRPLTAAFPDGQGRLIYTQLYEAFFVELKVALFAAFFISFPIIANQLWAFVAPGLYAREKRAFLPFLIATPVLFVIGAALAYYVVMPTAFRWFLGFEGRVGGLDIEALPGTGNYLSLVMQFILAFGISFLLPVLLLLLNRAGIVSRAQLASARRYVVVLVVAVSAVVTPPDPGSQLILAIPLLLLFEGSLALMRITERQRSVESEEEPDSAGQET, encoded by the coding sequence ATGGCGTTGAATTTGCGCGATCTTGACGACACGCAGGCCCCTCTGCTCGATCATCTGATCGAACTGCGGACCCGCCTGGTGCGCTGTGTCGCGGCGCTGGGGGTGGCCTTCGCGGTTTGCCTTTACTTCGCGGATGACATCTTCGGCTTTCTCGTTCGCCCGCTGACTGCGGCGTTTCCTGACGGCCAGGGCCGGTTGATCTACACCCAGCTTTACGAGGCATTTTTCGTGGAGCTGAAAGTGGCCTTGTTCGCGGCGTTCTTCATCAGCTTCCCGATAATTGCCAACCAGTTGTGGGCCTTCGTTGCGCCAGGTCTTTATGCGCGTGAAAAGCGCGCGTTTCTGCCGTTCCTGATCGCGACCCCGGTGCTGTTCGTGATCGGTGCCGCGCTCGCATACTATGTCGTCATGCCCACGGCTTTCCGCTGGTTTCTCGGTTTCGAGGGGAGAGTAGGGGGCCTCGATATCGAGGCGTTGCCCGGCACTGGCAACTACCTTTCGCTCGTCATGCAGTTTATCCTAGCGTTCGGAATCAGCTTTCTGCTGCCCGTCCTGCTCCTGCTCTTGAACCGCGCCGGTATTGTTAGCCGGGCGCAGCTTGCATCGGCGCGTCGCTACGTCGTCGTCCTCGTCGTCGCGGTTTCAGCGGTCGTGACGCCGCCCGACCCGGGGTCGCAGCTGATTTTGGCGATCCCGCTGCTCCTGCTGTTCGAAGGGTCGCTGGCGCTCATGCGTATCACCGAGCGGCAACGATCTGTCGAGAGCGAGGAAGAGCCGGACAGCGCCGGGCAGGAAACCTGA